The sequence ATGTTGAAAAAGATGTCAAAATGTGCTTGGAAATGttaaatgggaagtcctaccccacccaccgtgttctccagacattgctccccctGTTCAAATCAATGGTGCATGgtgtggctgaccaacacttccgatctcatgaagaagtcataaattggatcgatttgtggatcgcttcaaaagatgaacaattttttcgatgcaGAATACGCACACTGCCcagaagatgggagaaagtagtggccagcgatggaaaattctttgaatggtacatgtgtaaccaattttgtttcattaaagcctcaaatggtggggaaaaaatggcggaagcaaagttgtacacctagtAGTTATAATTTAGCTTTATGACACACTGTGCTACATGCTATGTAATTAACAAAACTTTTCAATACCCAAATCTAGATCTTCAGATAATTTGTAAAACTAGTGGATATTGGTACACAGGGCAATGACAGTTAAACAACTCCTTAATTCAATGTGTTGTTATCCAGTGAACTCAGTTTGTTTTACATCAGTAGTGAGGCTTGGGAATTTTCATTTGATTTGCATCGGCTTTCAAGTTTTCATGTGGTTACAAActgttactttaaaaaaaatttgtatggATTTTTACTTTCCAGAACTGACAGTAAACTTAAAAGCTGGGCAACATCCTCAGCTGCAACTGTCTACTAAGGTTCAtaaatatcaatataatggaaggaaacattccacgtgggaaaaattatatataaaaacaaagatgaggtgacttaccgaacaaaagcgctggcaggtcgatagacacacaaacaaacacaaacatacacacaaaattcaagctttcgcaacaaactgttgcctcatcaggaaagagggaaggaaaggggaagacgaaaggaagtgggttttaagggagagggtaaggagtcattccaatcccgggagcggaaagacttaccttagggggaaaaaaggacaggtatacactcgcacacacgcacatatccatccacacatacagacacaagcagacatatgtttgtttgtgtgtctatcgacctgccagcgcttttgttcggtaagtcacctcatctttgtttttatatataaggttcataaatatttttataagaTTAATGGCATATTGCCATATTGCCATTATTTGTACACATTGACTTTCCTAAATGCTGGTGGTTACATGTCACCACTTCTTCTCTGTCAGACCATATTATCGTACACACCACAATTGAGACACACAGTACAGTGCAGCACTGAAGGTGAATATTACATTTACCATTTCAGAGTTGGTACATTTGTAAACAAATGATGTATTCATTGCTTATTTATGGCTTAATTCTTTCCTCCATATAATTACAGAATCAGCTCTTTTTCCCATTTCAGTTTGTAATAGTTTATCTGAAAGATAAGCATAACTACATTGTTTACAAAtctgtttttcattctgtttgtttgACAAAATGCAAAATTACTTTTCAGGTATACTTCTCATGGTCAGTTCCAGACTGTTCAGTTTTATGTCCATGGTCTTACATCAATGATGGCTCCTGTGATGTTGCATGTAACACTTCAGACTGCTTTTATGACGGTGGCGACTGCGATCTCGGAAATGGAGATGCCGGAAGTAATGGTGGcgtggaaatgtatgatgagaacaaCCAGAGCATGGATGCTTTCAATGATGAAGGATTTGACAGTCAGCTCAATTTTGAAGACAATAATGACAATCCATTCAAGCACATAAACTTTTTTGATGACATGGATAGGAAAGAAGGAAGTCGCCAGGAGGATTCAGTAGCTCAACTTTTTAACACCTCAGAAAGAGAAACACTTACAGAAAATACTCTCAGTGCAATTAACAGTGTTGAAGAAAATAATGAATATACTGAACCTGTAGCATCATCATCTACAGCTCCTCATGTTTCTGTAAGTCGCCAAACTAACTATAAATTCCATTATAACTATGACAGAACATTGTCACAtgattcagtcaccaaatttcctGTTGGTTCTAATGAAACTGTAGGACCGCTGACACCAGATAACAGTGTGTCACTTGGTACTGGTCGATTCTCAAGTGTTCCTGATGTAAACAAAGAGGTTGATGTTAATGACTATAACAGCACTAGAACATTTGCTACCAAGTATGTGGGCAAATTTGTCAGTTCTATCAATAGGAAGCCAAACTCCATTGATGATAACTTTCAACTTGCAGATGAAACCAGACATGTGAAAAACGCGGACGGAAGTTCTCACAAAACCAGACGCCAGTCATCTTTGAGGAAAATCGTGAAAGATATgatcaaacaaaacaggaaaaattatggaaaataccACAGATGGGACAGAACTAATGTTGAAAaaattattcctaatgcttctaaaccaagaaaggcatttctggagCGTGTTAATGGCATGAGTGTCACAGAATTTCCTCACGAGAAACAGAATTACAACCAATTACGTGTTTATCGAACACCTTACGGAATATCTCGAAAGGTGCTTAGAGACTCGTTTGCTGGGTCATTGCTCTACGTAAATCGCCTTTATAGCAAGGAATTTGGTTTTGAGGTGCGAAAAGTTCCTGCACATATGCCTC comes from Schistocerca piceifrons isolate TAMUIC-IGC-003096 chromosome 8, iqSchPice1.1, whole genome shotgun sequence and encodes:
- the LOC124712052 gene encoding N-acetylglucosamine-1-phosphotransferase subunits alpha/beta-like; the encoded protein is MVYFSWSVPDCSVLCPWSYINDGSCDVACNTSDCFYDGGDCDLGNGDAGSNGGVEMYDENNQSMDAFNDEGFDSQLNFEDNNDNPFKHINFFDDMDRKEGSRQEDSVAQLFNTSERETLTENTLSAINSVEENNEYTEPVASSSTAPHVSVSRQTNYKFHYNYDRTLSHDSVTKFPVGSNETVGPLTPDNSVSLGTGRFSSVPDVNKEVDVNDYNSTRTFATKYVGKFVSSINRKPNSIDDNFQLADETRHVKNADGSSHKTRRQSSLRKIVKDMIKQNRKNYGKYHRWDRTNVEKIIPNASKPRKAFLERVNGMSVTEFPHEKQNYNQLRVYRTPYGISRKVLRDSFAGSLLYVNRLYSKEFGFEVRKVPAHMPHLIDKKIMEDLQRRFQDEWLLTSSHKIRRANDMQYAFSYFYFLMSEKKSRSASEIFDIFDTDQSGTLSDREIRTLLARLYELPIGFHRVTAFTNKVINCSRTVPHVVYEREAFTPMYERYQDSRLPIVSRPLVVNCGPLAKLLTSKFGSVKRYKYEIVKDKHQDVTFKMINSNITHVVSVLDEIRKEPKKFICLNDNLDPAVEKVNDVIRAVLQDFYEALFPAPSSFELPPEYRNRFLHVSELEAWRASRNIARVFVYLCLALLLSFSLVSFLLIERQVRCRRKASNGNLARQYADVGV